A single Mytilus trossulus isolate FHL-02 chromosome 12, PNRI_Mtr1.1.1.hap1, whole genome shotgun sequence DNA region contains:
- the LOC134692099 gene encoding acetyl-coenzyme A transporter 1-like, with product MTTQRKHASKHTVEGIGAESSESFPHMMISTHVDQPGQDNDKHDKHRNDGLKGDYGNISLLMFLYILQGIPLGLGGSIPMLLTSRNVSYKDQAVFSFVFWPFSIKLLWAPLVDSLYFSWFGRRKTWLVPIQYLIGVFMLVLSWNIDQLLGTENGGGHVNIVYITVIFFMLNVLAATQDIAVDGWALTMLSRRNVGWASTCNSVGQTAGYFLGNVLFLALESADFCNKYLRSEPKETGLVTLASFLYFWGIVFFMTTTLVWIFKHESDDPDADTEQGIIDTYKQLIRVIQLPAVISYAVIILTAKVGFSAADSLTGLKLIESGMQKQTLAMFAIPMIPIQIVLPLIISKFTSGPKPMDVFLRAMPFRLMLGLLYAFIVWLSSQVQETKGNFPTYFYALILGSYAIHQVALYSMFVSQMAFHAKISDPAIGGTYMTLLNTLANLGGNWPATVALWLVEGLTWKSCHGGPGQCASTAETEACTSAGGNCQTEIDGYYIESFLCVVIGIFWFLWRQKRVRQLDRLPLEAWKCS from the exons atgaCTACACAACGTAAACATGCTTCCAAACACACAGTGGAAGGAATTGGTGCAGAATCATCAGAATCATTTCCTCATATGATGATTTCAACACATGTTGATCAACCAGGACAAGAcaatgataaacatgataaacacaGAAATGATGGACTGAAGGGAGACTATGGAAATATTTCTTTGTTGATGTTTCTATATATACTTCAGGGAATTCCCTTAGGATTAGGTGGGAGTATTCCCATGTTATTGACAAGTAGAAATGTCAGTTACAAAGACCAGGCTGTGTTCAGTTTTGTGTTCTGGCCATTCAGCATTAAGTTGTTATGGGCACCTTTAGTagattctttatatttttcgtGGTTTGGACGTCGTAAGACATGGCTGGTGCCTATACAATACCTAATAGGTGTATTTATGTTGGTTTTATCGTGGAATATTGATCAGTTGTTAGGGACAGAGAATGGCGGAGGACATgttaatattgtatatattactgtgatattttttatgctTAATGTTTTAGCAGCCACACAAGATATAGCAGTAGATGGCTGGGCTCTAACCATGTTGTCTAG gagAAATGTGGGATGGGCTAgtacctgtaattcagtaggaCAGACAGCTGGATATTTTCTTGgaaatgttctatttttagcattaGAGTCAGctgatttctgtaataaatatcTCAGATCTGAACCTAAAGAAACTGGTTTAGTCACATTAGCAA gttttttatatttctggggcattgtattttttatgacaACAACATTAGTGTGGATCTTCAAGCATGAGTCTGATGATCCAGATGCAGACACCGAGCAGGGTATCATTGATACATACAAACAACTCATTCGTGTCATACAACTACCTGCAGTAATATCATACGCTGTCATCATACTCACAGCTAAG GTTGGATTTTCTGCTGCAGATTCATTAACTGGACTGAAGCTTATAGAATCTGGTATGCAGAAACAGACTCTAGCAATGTTTGCTATACCTATGATTCCAATACAGATAGTTTTACCACTAATAATTAGCAAGTTTACATCTGGTCCTAAACCAATGGACGTATTCCTCAGAGCAATGCCATTTAG GTTAATGCTAGGTTTACTGTATGCATTTATTGTGTGGTTGTCATCACAAGTGCAAGAGACAAAAGGGAATTTCCCAACCTATTTCTATGCCCTCATATTGGGCAGTTATGCAATTCATCAA GTAGCATTatacagtatgtttgtgtccCAGATGGCTTTCCATGCTAAAATAAGTGACCCTGCTATAGGAGGAACTTACATGACACTGTTAAATACACTGGCAAACCTTG GTGGTAATTGGCCAGCTACAGTAGCATTGTGGTTAGTAGAAGGACTTACATGGAAGTCATGTCATGGTGGTCCTGGACAGTGTGCCTCTACAGCAGAAACTGAG GCTTGTACATCAGCAGGAGGCAACTGTCAAACAGAGATCGATGGATATTATATAGAATCATTCCTGTGTGTAGTGATAGGTATTTTCTGGTTTCTATGGCGACAGAAAAGAGTACGGCAGCTAGACAGACTACCTCTTGAAGCATGGAAATGTTCCTAG